Proteins encoded within one genomic window of Macaca thibetana thibetana isolate TM-01 chromosome 3, ASM2454274v1, whole genome shotgun sequence:
- the IL6 gene encoding interleukin-6 isoform X1, protein MNSVSTSKCRKSLALERPAAVEPCVREGCVAQGGLAGGQQQRQAPSCAVSSPRRSLPSGTGAFGPVAFSLGLLLVLPAAFPAPVLPGEDSKDVAAPHSQPLTSSERIDKHIRYILDGISALRKETCNRSNMCESSKEALAENNLNLPKMAEKDGCFQSGFNEDTCLVKIITGLLEFEVYLEYLQNRFESSEEQARAVQMSTKVLIQFLQKKVGVSSFPHLGVGEDRLKDSVLDNSGMQCHFQKRRLHVNKKV, encoded by the exons ATGAACTCCGTCTCCACAAGTAAGTGCAGGAAATCCCTAGCCCTGGAACGGCCAGCGGCGGTCGAGCCCTGTGTGAGGGAGGGGTGTGTGGCCCAGGGAGGGCTGGCGGGCGGCCAGCAGCAGAGGCAGGCTCCCAGCTGTGCTGTCAGCTCACCCCGCCGCTCGCTCCCCTCCGGCACAGGCGCCTTCGGTCCAGTTGCCTTCTCCCTGGGGCTGCTCCTGGTGTTGCCTGCTGCCTTCCCCGCCCCAGTACTCCCAGGAGAAGATTCCAAAGATGTAGCCGCCCCACACAGCCAGCCACTGACCTCTTCAGAACGAATTGACAAACACATTCGGTACATCCTCGACGGCATCTCAGCCCTGAGAAAGGAG ACATGTAACAGGAGTAACATGTGTGAAAGCAGCAAAGAGGCACTGGCAGAAAACAACCTGAACCTTCCAAAGATGGCTGAAAAAGATGGATGCTTCCAATCTGGATTCAATGAG GACACTTGCCTGGTGAAAATCATCACTGGTCTTTTGGAGTTTGAGGTATACCTAGAGTACCTCCAGAACAGGTTTGAGAGTAGTGAGGAGCAAGCCAGAGCTGTGCAAATGAGTACAAAAGTCCTGATCCAGTTCCTGCAGAAAAAGGTGGGTGTGTCCTCCTTCCCTCACCTTGGTGTGGGAGAAGACAGGCTCAAAGACAGTGTCCTGGACAACTCAGGGATGCAATGCCACTTCCAAAAGAGAAGGCTACATGTAAACAAAAAAGTCTGA
- the IL6 gene encoding interleukin-6 isoform X2 — MNSVSTSAFGPVAFSLGLLLVLPAAFPAPVLPGEDSKDVAAPHSQPLTSSERIDKHIRYILDGISALRKETCNRSNMCESSKEALAENNLNLPKMAEKDGCFQSGFNEDTCLVKIITGLLEFEVYLEYLQNRFESSEEQARAVQMSTKVLIQFLQKKAKNLDAITTPEPTTNASLLTKLQAQNQWLQDMTTHLILRSFKEFLQSSLRALRQM, encoded by the exons ATGAACTCCGTCTCCACAA GCGCCTTCGGTCCAGTTGCCTTCTCCCTGGGGCTGCTCCTGGTGTTGCCTGCTGCCTTCCCCGCCCCAGTACTCCCAGGAGAAGATTCCAAAGATGTAGCCGCCCCACACAGCCAGCCACTGACCTCTTCAGAACGAATTGACAAACACATTCGGTACATCCTCGACGGCATCTCAGCCCTGAGAAAGGAG ACATGTAACAGGAGTAACATGTGTGAAAGCAGCAAAGAGGCACTGGCAGAAAACAACCTGAACCTTCCAAAGATGGCTGAAAAAGATGGATGCTTCCAATCTGGATTCAATGAG GACACTTGCCTGGTGAAAATCATCACTGGTCTTTTGGAGTTTGAGGTATACCTAGAGTACCTCCAGAACAGGTTTGAGAGTAGTGAGGAGCAAGCCAGAGCTGTGCAAATGAGTACAAAAGTCCTGATCCAGTTCCTGCAGAAAAAG gCAAAGAATCTAGATGCAATAACCACCCCTGAACCAACCACAAATGCCAGCCTGCTGACGAAGCTGCAGGCACAGAACCAGTGGCTGCAGGACATGACGACGCATCTCATCCTGCGCAGCTTTAAGGAGTtcctgcagtccagcctgagggCTCTTCGGCAAATGTAA